Proteins from a genomic interval of Streptococcus sp. D7B5:
- a CDS encoding amino acid ABC transporter ATP-binding protein, whose amino-acid sequence MAKLKIDVNDLHKYYGKDEVLKGITTKFYEGDVVCIIGPSGSGKSTFLRSLNLLEEVTSGHITVNGYDLTEKSTNVDHVRENVGMVFQHFNLFPHMSVLENITFAPIEHKRMTKEEAEKLGMELLEKVGLADKANANPDSLSGGQKQRVAIARGLAMNPDIMLFDEPTSALDPEMVGDVLNVMKELAEQGMTMIIVTHEMGFARQVANRVIFTADGEFLEDGTPDQIFDNPQHRRLKEFLDKVLNV is encoded by the coding sequence ATGGCAAAACTAAAAATTGATGTAAATGATTTGCATAAGTATTATGGAAAAGACGAAGTTTTAAAAGGTATTACTACTAAGTTTTATGAAGGAGATGTTGTTTGTATCATCGGTCCTTCTGGTTCTGGTAAATCGACCTTCCTCCGTAGCCTTAACCTCCTCGAGGAGGTAACGAGTGGCCACATCACAGTAAATGGTTATGATCTGACTGAAAAATCAACCAATGTCGACCATGTTCGTGAAAACGTGGGAATGGTCTTCCAACATTTCAACCTCTTCCCTCACATGTCAGTCCTAGAAAATATCACTTTTGCACCTATTGAACACAAACGAATGACCAAAGAAGAAGCTGAGAAATTGGGGATGGAGTTGCTGGAGAAAGTCGGTCTTGCAGACAAAGCTAATGCTAACCCAGATAGCCTATCAGGTGGTCAAAAACAGCGTGTAGCTATCGCTCGTGGACTTGCCATGAATCCTGATATCATGCTCTTTGATGAGCCAACTTCCGCTCTGGACCCTGAGATGGTTGGAGATGTACTGAATGTTATGAAGGAATTGGCAGAGCAAGGTATGACCATGATTATCGTAACCCATGAGATGGGATTTGCTCGTCAGGTGGCTAACCGTGTTATCTTTACGGCTGATGGTGAATTCCTGGAAGATGGAACTCCAGATCAAATCTTCGATAACCCACAACACCGTCGTCTAAAAGAGTTCTTGGACAAGGTCTTAAATGTATAA
- the zwf gene encoding glucose-6-phosphate dehydrogenase: MSSKVIVTIFGASGDLAKRKLYPSLFRLYKSGNLSEHFAVIGTARRPWSKEYFESVVVESILDLADSTEQAQEFASHFYYQSHDVNDTEHYIALRQLQAELNEKYQAEHNKLFFLSMAPQFFGTIAKHLKSENIVDGKGFERLIVEKPFGTDYETASKLNEDLLAAFDEEQIYRIDHYLGKEMIQSIFAVRFANMIFENVWNREHIDNVQITFAERLGVEERGGYYDQSGALRDMVQNHTLQLLSLLAMDKPASFTKDEIRAEKIKVFKNLYHPTEEELKEQFIRGQYRSGKIDGMKYISYRSEPNVDPESTTETFASGAFFVDSDRFRGVPFFFRTGKRLTEKGTHVNIVFKQMDSIFGEPLAPNILTIYIQPTEGFSLSLNGKQVGEEFNLAPSSLDYRTDATATGASPDPYEKLIYDVLNNNSTNFSHWDEVSASWKLIDRIEELWAQNGVPLHDYKSGSMGPQASFDLLEKYGAKWTWQPDIAYREDGRLE, encoded by the coding sequence ATGTCATCAAAGGTTATTGTTACAATTTTCGGTGCGAGTGGAGATTTAGCTAAACGCAAACTCTACCCTTCCCTTTTCAGACTCTATAAATCAGGCAATCTCTCTGAGCATTTTGCTGTTATTGGAACAGCTCGTAGACCTTGGAGTAAGGAATATTTTGAATCTGTAGTTGTCGAATCCATCCTTGATTTGGCAGATAGTACCGAGCAAGCCCAAGAATTCGCTAGCCACTTCTACTATCAAAGCCATGATGTGAATGATACGGAACATTACATTGCCTTGCGTCAATTACAAGCTGAGCTCAACGAAAAATACCAAGCTGAACACAATAAACTCTTCTTCTTGTCCATGGCACCCCAGTTCTTTGGAACTATCGCCAAGCACCTCAAATCTGAAAACATTGTTGATGGCAAAGGTTTTGAGCGCTTGATCGTTGAGAAACCATTTGGCACAGACTACGAAACAGCGAGCAAACTCAATGAAGATCTCCTTGCTGCCTTTGATGAGGAGCAAATCTACCGTATCGACCATTACTTAGGTAAAGAGATGATTCAGAGTATCTTTGCTGTTCGTTTTGCCAACATGATCTTTGAGAATGTTTGGAACCGTGAGCACATTGATAATGTACAGATTACCTTTGCGGAACGCTTGGGTGTTGAAGAACGCGGTGGCTACTATGATCAATCTGGTGCCCTTCGTGATATGGTGCAAAACCATACTCTCCAACTCCTCTCTCTTCTAGCCATGGACAAACCAGCTAGTTTTACAAAAGATGAGATTCGTGCTGAAAAGATAAAGGTCTTTAAAAACCTCTATCATCCAACTGAGGAAGAACTGAAAGAACAGTTTATCCGTGGTCAATATCGCTCTGGTAAAATCGATGGCATGAAATACATTTCCTATCGAAGCGAACCAAATGTCGACCCAGAATCTACAACAGAAACCTTTGCATCTGGTGCCTTCTTTGTAGACAGCGATCGTTTCCGTGGTGTTCCCTTCTTCTTCCGTACAGGGAAACGCCTGACTGAAAAAGGGACTCATGTCAATATCGTCTTTAAGCAAATGGACTCTATCTTCGGAGAACCACTTGCTCCAAACATTTTGACCATCTATATCCAACCAACTGAAGGATTCTCTCTCAGCCTAAATGGGAAGCAAGTCGGTGAAGAATTTAACCTGGCGCCAAGCTCTTTAGATTATCGTACAGATGCTACCGCTACTGGGGCTTCACCAGATCCATACGAAAAGCTAATCTACGATGTCTTGAACAACAATTCTACCAACTTTAGCCACTGGGATGAGGTGAGCGCTTCTTGGAAATTGATTGACCGTATCGAAGAGCTCTGGGCTCAAAATGGAGTTCCGCTCCACGACTACAAGTCTGGAAGCATGGGACCACAAGCAAGCTTTGACTTACTTGAGAAGTATGGAGCAAAATGGACTTGGCAACCAGATATCGCCTATCGTGAAGATGGCCGTTTAGAATAG
- the ftsY gene encoding signal recognition particle-docking protein FtsY — protein MGLFDRLFGKKEEPKIEDIVKEALENLDLSEEVEENQTSVEETSQEETARDKVEETPAQEETPQILTEEVIEPEAVEETVQEEVDETEQGQEPEEFFEEESQESLETGEELGAEDVGEESHQSEETVQEKYDRSLKKTRTGFGARLNAFFANFRSVDEEFFEELEELLIMSDVGVQVASNLTEELRYEAKLENAKKPDALRRVIIEKLVELYEKDGNYDEQIHFQDGLTVMLFVGVNGVGKTTSIGKLAHRYKQAGKKVMLVAADTFRAGAVAQLAEWGRRVDVPVVTGPEKADPASVVFDGMERAVAEGIDILMIDTAGRLQNKDNLMAELEKIGRIIKRVVPEAPHETFLALDASTGQNALVQAKEFSKITPLTGIVLTKIDGTARGGVVLAIREELNIPVKLIGFGEKIDDIGEFNSENFMKGLLEGLI, from the coding sequence ATGGGATTATTTGACCGTCTATTCGGAAAAAAAGAAGAGCCGAAAATCGAAGATATCGTAAAAGAAGCTCTGGAAAATCTTGATTTGTCAGAAGAGGTTGAAGAAAACCAAACTTCAGTCGAAGAAACTTCTCAGGAAGAGACAGCAAGAGACAAAGTGGAAGAAACACCTGCTCAAGAAGAAACCCCTCAGATCTTGACAGAAGAAGTTATTGAACCAGAAGCAGTTGAGGAAACGGTTCAAGAAGAGGTTGATGAGACAGAGCAAGGCCAAGAACCTGAAGAATTTTTCGAAGAAGAGAGCCAAGAATCTCTAGAAACTGGAGAAGAGCTAGGGGCTGAAGACGTAGGAGAAGAAAGTCACCAGTCTGAAGAAACGGTTCAGGAAAAATATGACCGCAGTCTCAAAAAGACGCGTACCGGATTCGGTGCTCGTTTGAATGCCTTCTTTGCCAACTTCCGTTCTGTCGATGAAGAATTCTTCGAAGAATTGGAAGAACTGCTCATCATGAGCGACGTCGGTGTGCAAGTCGCTTCAAACTTAACAGAAGAACTACGCTATGAAGCCAAACTCGAAAATGCTAAGAAGCCTGATGCGCTCCGTCGTGTCATTATCGAGAAATTGGTTGAACTCTATGAGAAGGATGGCAACTACGATGAACAAATCCATTTCCAAGATGGTTTGACAGTCATGCTCTTTGTTGGTGTTAATGGTGTTGGGAAGACAACTTCTATTGGGAAATTGGCTCATCGATATAAACAAGCTGGCAAGAAAGTCATGTTGGTTGCGGCAGATACCTTCCGTGCGGGTGCTGTAGCTCAGCTAGCTGAATGGGGTCGACGTGTGGATGTTCCTGTTGTGACGGGGCCTGAAAAGGCTGATCCAGCAAGTGTGGTCTTTGATGGTATGGAACGCGCCGTAGCCGAAGGGATTGATATTCTCATGATTGATACAGCAGGGCGTCTGCAAAACAAGGACAACCTTATGGCCGAGTTGGAAAAGATTGGTCGTATTATTAAACGTGTCGTTCCAGAGGCACCTCATGAAACCTTCCTGGCACTCGATGCTTCAACTGGACAGAACGCCTTGGTACAAGCTAAGGAATTTTCTAAGATAACACCATTGACTGGAATTGTTTTGACAAAAATTGACGGAACTGCTCGCGGTGGTGTCGTTCTGGCTATCCGAGAAGAACTTAATATCCCTGTAAAATTGATTGGTTTTGGTGAAAAAATCGATGATATCGGGGAATTTAACTCAGAAAACTTTATGAAAGGTCTCTTAGAGGGCTTGATTTAA
- a CDS encoding Cof-type HAD-IIB family hydrolase codes for MADIKLIALDLDGTLLTTDKKLTDRTKEVLKAARDRGIKVVLTTGRPLKAMDFFLHELGTDGQEDEYTITFNGGLVQKNTGEILDKTVFSIDDVARLYEETEKLGLPLDAISEGTVYQIQSDQESLYAKFNPALTFVPVAFEDLSSQMTYNKCVTAFAQEPLDTAIQQISSELFDQYEIFKSRELLLEWSPKNVHKATGLAKLIKHLGIDQSQVIACGDEANDLSMIEWAGLGVAMQNAVPAVKAVANVITPMTNDEEAVAWAIEEYVLKEN; via the coding sequence ATGGCAGATATTAAATTGATTGCACTGGATTTGGACGGTACTTTGCTGACAACGGATAAAAAGCTGACAGATCGTACCAAGGAGGTCCTCAAAGCTGCGCGTGACCGTGGCATCAAGGTCGTTCTGACAACGGGACGTCCTCTGAAAGCTATGGATTTCTTTCTCCATGAGCTAGGGACTGACGGTCAGGAGGATGAGTACACCATCACCTTTAATGGTGGTCTGGTACAGAAAAATACTGGAGAGATTCTCGATAAAACCGTCTTTTCAATCGATGATGTGGCACGTTTGTACGAGGAAACTGAAAAACTCGGACTTCCGTTAGATGCTATTTCAGAAGGAACCGTCTATCAAATCCAGTCGGACCAAGAAAGTCTCTATGCTAAGTTCAACCCAGCCTTGACTTTCGTACCTGTCGCTTTTGAGGATCTATCTAGTCAGATGACGTATAACAAATGTGTGACTGCCTTTGCCCAAGAACCTTTGGATACAGCGATTCAACAGATTTCTTCTGAATTGTTTGACCAATATGAGATCTTCAAATCGCGTGAACTCTTATTGGAATGGTCACCGAAAAATGTCCACAAGGCAACAGGTTTAGCGAAATTAATTAAACACTTAGGAATCGACCAAAGTCAAGTCATTGCTTGTGGGGACGAGGCCAATGACCTTTCCATGATTGAGTGGGCAGGTCTGGGAGTTGCCATGCAAAATGCAGTTCCAGCAGTTAAGGCAGTTGCCAATGTCATTACCCCAATGACCAACGACGAGGAAGCCGTTGCCTGGGCTATCGAAGAATACGTGCTAAAGGAGAACTAG
- a CDS encoding HAD family hydrolase has product MIKLVATDMDGTFLDGEGRFDMERLKNLLVSYKEKGIYFAVASGRGILSLKKLFADVRDEVIFIAENGSYVEFHGENMYEATMYRDFYLSTFEALKKSPYFDERKMLLTGKKACYVLDTVDETYLMFSRHYNENIQKVASLEDITDEIFKFTTNFTEETIEVGEAWVNENVPGVKAMTTGFESIDIVLDYVDKGVAIVELAKKLGLTMDQVMAFGDNLNDLHMMQVVGHPIAPENARPEILELAETVIGHHKDQSVMTYMEGL; this is encoded by the coding sequence ATGATTAAACTTGTAGCAACCGATATGGATGGAACCTTTCTAGACGGAGAGGGTCGGTTTGATATGGAACGTCTCAAAAACTTGCTTGTTTCTTACAAAGAAAAGGGGATTTATTTTGCTGTGGCCTCGGGTCGCGGTATCTTGTCCCTGAAAAAGTTGTTTGCGGATGTGCGTGATGAAGTGATTTTTATAGCTGAAAATGGCAGCTACGTTGAGTTTCATGGGGAGAATATGTACGAGGCTACTATGTATCGGGACTTTTACTTGAGTACTTTTGAAGCTTTAAAGAAATCACCCTATTTTGATGAAAGAAAAATGCTCTTGACTGGGAAAAAAGCTTGTTATGTTTTGGATACAGTGGATGAGACCTATCTGATGTTTAGCCGTCACTACAATGAAAATATTCAAAAAGTAGCGAGTTTGGAAGATATCACGGATGAGATTTTTAAATTCACTACTAACTTTACTGAAGAAACGATAGAAGTTGGTGAGGCCTGGGTCAACGAAAATGTTCCTGGTGTGAAAGCCATGACAACAGGTTTTGAATCCATCGATATTGTCTTGGACTACGTTGATAAAGGAGTGGCCATTGTTGAGTTGGCAAAAAAACTGGGTCTGACCATGGATCAGGTTATGGCGTTTGGCGATAATCTCAATGACCTTCACATGATGCAGGTTGTCGGCCACCCAATCGCTCCTGAAAATGCGCGACCAGAGATTTTAGAATTAGCAGAGACAGTGATTGGCCACCATAAGGACCAATCAGTGATGACTTATATGGAGGGCTTATAA
- a CDS encoding VIT family protein, producing MTEMKHEIDANFAGRLNILRAGVLGANDGIISIAGVVIGVASATSNIWIIFLSGLAAILAGAFSMAGGEYVSVSTQKDTEEAAVAREQLLLDKDIESAKQSLYAAYLQNGECETSAQLLTNKAFLKNPLKALVEEKYGIEYEEFTNPWHAAISSFIAFVLGSLPPMLSITVFPSDYRIPATVFIVALSLLVTGYTSAKLGKAPTKTAMIRNLCIGLLTMGVTYLFGQLFSI from the coding sequence ATGACAGAAATGAAACATGAAATTGATGCAAACTTTGCAGGACGTCTCAATATCCTGCGTGCAGGTGTTCTCGGTGCCAATGACGGGATTATTTCCATCGCTGGAGTCGTTATCGGTGTTGCCAGTGCGACGAGCAATATCTGGATTATCTTTTTATCAGGATTGGCAGCTATCCTCGCTGGTGCTTTTTCTATGGCAGGTGGCGAATATGTCTCTGTATCCACTCAGAAAGACACGGAAGAAGCCGCTGTTGCTAGAGAACAGTTGCTATTGGATAAGGACATCGAATCTGCAAAACAATCCCTCTACGCTGCTTACCTTCAAAATGGTGAGTGTGAAACGTCCGCCCAACTTTTGACCAACAAGGCCTTTTTAAAGAATCCACTCAAAGCCTTGGTTGAGGAAAAATACGGTATCGAGTACGAAGAATTTACCAATCCTTGGCATGCTGCTATCTCTAGCTTTATCGCCTTTGTACTGGGAAGTCTTCCTCCTATGCTTTCGATCACCGTCTTTCCAAGTGACTATCGTATTCCTGCTACTGTCTTTATCGTGGCCCTTTCCCTTCTCGTCACTGGCTATACCAGTGCTAAACTAGGCAAGGCACCTACGAAAACTGCTATGATCCGTAACCTCTGTATCGGACTTCTCACCATGGGAGTGACTTACCTGTTTGGACAACTCTTCAGCATTTAA
- a CDS encoding ABC transporter permease: MFRLTNKLAVSNLIKNRKLYYPFALAVLLAVTISYLFYSLTFNPKMVEMRGGSSIQFTLQLGLIVVTLASAIIVLYANSFVMKNRSKELGVYGMLGLEKRHLISMVFKELLIFGSLTLTAGLGLGALFDKLIFALLLKLMKMKVELVSTFQPIVFILVLIVFGVIFLGLIFINAFRIARMNALQLSREKASGEKKGRFLGVQTILGLISLGAGYYLAVTVENPLSAVLIFFVAVLLVIFGTYLLFNAGITVFLQILKKNKRYYYQPNNMISVSNLIFRMKKNAVGLATIAILSTMVLVTMSAATSIFKGSETFKKFMNPHDFGITGRNVEKEDLDKLLSQFASDKGLTVTKKEVLTYSNFGVANQEGTKLTIFEKGQNRVQPKTIFMVFDQKDYENMTGKKLSLSGNEVGLFTKNKELQGQKELTLNNQTYTVKEEIKTDFILGHVPNQYNILTSDYNYLVVPNLQAFIDQYPDSSLFDQLYAGMNVTASEEEQIKLADDFTKSLDNFNRELSKEGSYVYGSNLADSSAQMSAFFGGVFFIGVFLSIIFMVGTILVIYYKQISEGYEDRERFIILQKVGLDQKQIKQTINKQVLTVFFLPLLFAFLHLAFAYHMLSLILKVIGVLDATMMLTVTLSICAIFLIVYVLIFMITSRSYRKIVQM; this comes from the coding sequence ATGTTTCGATTGACCAATAAGTTAGCGGTTTCGAACTTAATCAAAAACCGCAAACTCTACTATCCCTTTGCTTTAGCTGTTCTCTTGGCTGTGACCATCAGCTATCTATTTTATTCATTAACTTTTAATCCTAAAATGGTAGAAATGCGTGGTGGATCTTCTATTCAATTTACCCTACAACTAGGTCTTATCGTAGTGACACTTGCCTCTGCCATTATCGTGCTTTATGCCAATAGTTTTGTCATGAAGAACCGCTCCAAGGAGCTGGGTGTATATGGTATGCTGGGGCTTGAAAAGCGCCATTTGATCAGTATGGTTTTTAAGGAGCTTCTTATTTTTGGTTCCTTAACCTTGACAGCTGGTCTCGGTCTAGGAGCTCTCTTTGATAAGCTAATCTTTGCCCTTCTTCTGAAGTTGATGAAAATGAAAGTAGAGCTCGTTTCGACTTTCCAACCAATTGTCTTTATCCTAGTTCTCATCGTCTTTGGAGTTATCTTCCTAGGTCTAATTTTTATCAATGCCTTTCGCATCGCACGCATGAATGCCCTTCAGCTCTCTCGTGAAAAAGCCAGTGGTGAGAAAAAAGGACGTTTCTTAGGTGTCCAAACCATTCTAGGTCTGATTAGTTTGGGAGCAGGTTACTACCTAGCAGTAACAGTCGAAAACCCACTTTCTGCTGTTCTGATTTTCTTTGTGGCAGTCTTACTGGTAATCTTTGGTACCTATCTCTTGTTCAATGCAGGGATTACAGTATTCCTACAAATCTTGAAGAAAAACAAGCGTTACTATTACCAACCCAACAACATGATTTCCGTATCCAACCTCATCTTCCGTATGAAGAAAAATGCGGTGGGTCTTGCAACGATTGCTATTCTCTCAACCATGGTCTTGGTAACCATGTCAGCAGCAACCAGTATCTTTAAGGGCTCTGAAACTTTCAAGAAATTCATGAATCCACATGATTTTGGAATTACAGGGCGAAATGTTGAAAAAGAAGATTTAGATAAACTTTTGAGTCAGTTTGCTAGTGATAAGGGATTAACGGTTACAAAGAAAGAAGTCCTTACATACAGTAACTTTGGTGTAGCAAACCAAGAAGGTACGAAATTAACAATTTTTGAGAAAGGTCAAAATCGTGTCCAACCTAAAACCATTTTCATGGTCTTTGACCAAAAAGACTATGAAAACATGACTGGTAAAAAACTCTCCCTTTCAGGCAATGAAGTTGGGTTGTTTACCAAGAATAAGGAACTTCAAGGACAGAAAGAACTCACTTTAAATAATCAGACCTACACAGTTAAAGAAGAAATTAAAACTGATTTCATTCTGGGACATGTGCCAAATCAGTATAACATTCTCACATCTGACTACAATTATCTTGTTGTTCCTAATCTGCAGGCCTTTATTGATCAATATCCGGATTCCTCTCTCTTCGATCAACTTTATGCTGGTATGAATGTAACAGCTAGTGAGGAAGAACAGATCAAACTTGCTGACGACTTTACAAAATCACTTGATAACTTCAATAGAGAATTAAGTAAAGAAGGAAGTTATGTTTACGGAAGCAATCTGGCTGATAGCAGTGCACAGATGAGTGCTTTCTTTGGTGGGGTCTTCTTTATTGGTGTTTTCCTCTCCATTATCTTTATGGTCGGAACTATTCTGGTCATCTACTACAAACAAATCTCTGAGGGCTATGAAGACCGTGAACGTTTTATCATTTTGCAAAAGGTTGGACTCGATCAAAAACAAATCAAGCAAACCATCAACAAACAGGTCCTAACTGTTTTCTTCCTTCCATTGCTCTTTGCCTTCCTACACCTTGCCTTTGCCTATCATATGCTTAGCCTCATCCTAAAAGTCATTGGGGTCCTAGATGCGACCATGATGTTGACCGTCACATTGTCCATCTGTGCTATCTTCCTCATCGTCTATGTCTTAATCTTTATGATTACCTCAAGAAGTTATCGCAAGATTGTGCAAATGTAA
- a CDS encoding ABC transporter ATP-binding protein, translated as MTLLDVKHVQKIYKTRFQGNQVEALKDIHFTVEKGDYVAIMGESGSGKSTLLNILAMLDKPTRGQVYLNGTDTATIKNSQASSFRREKLGFVFQDFNLLDTLSVKDNILLPLVLSRKPITEMMKKLVVTAENLGINQLQEKYPFEISGGQKQRVAVARAIITEPEILLADEPTGALDSKSSAALLDVFDEINERGQTILMVTHSTAAASRAKRVLFIKDGILYNQIYRGDKTERQMFQEISDTLTVMASEVN; from the coding sequence ATGACACTTTTAGATGTAAAACACGTTCAAAAAATCTATAAAACACGTTTCCAAGGCAACCAAGTTGAGGCCCTCAAAGATATTCACTTTACCGTAGAGAAGGGTGACTATGTTGCCATCATGGGTGAGTCTGGTTCAGGAAAGTCAACCCTGCTCAACATCCTAGCTATGCTGGATAAACCGACTCGCGGGCAGGTTTACCTGAATGGAACCGACACAGCCACTATTAAGAATTCACAGGCTTCGAGTTTCCGTCGTGAGAAGTTGGGATTTGTCTTCCAAGACTTTAACCTGTTAGATACCCTGTCTGTTAAGGACAATATCTTGCTTCCGCTAGTTTTATCTCGAAAACCCATTACGGAGATGATGAAAAAATTGGTAGTAACCGCTGAAAATTTGGGTATCAACCAATTGCAAGAGAAGTACCCTTTCGAGATCTCTGGTGGTCAAAAACAGCGGGTAGCAGTAGCACGCGCCATCATCACAGAACCTGAAATTCTCCTTGCGGATGAGCCAACAGGAGCCCTTGATTCCAAGTCATCTGCAGCCTTACTCGATGTATTTGATGAAATCAATGAACGCGGTCAAACTATTCTCATGGTAACCCACTCAACGGCAGCAGCCAGCAGGGCCAAGCGCGTTCTCTTTATCAAAGACGGCATTCTTTACAACCAAATCTACCGTGGAGATAAGACAGAGCGTCAGATGTTCCAAGAAATCTCTGATACTTTGACTGTTATGGCAAGCGAGGTGAATTAG
- a CDS encoding PspC domain-containing protein, with amino-acid sequence MNTKFYKMRRNRMVSGVLAGLSDKWNFDVTLVRFLFAIFTVANFGIGVIIYIILASILPTKEEIDAEMYGTGPRKRKEAQAIEDNDGWFW; translated from the coding sequence ATGAATACAAAATTTTATAAAATGAGACGAAATCGTATGGTGTCAGGAGTTTTAGCTGGGCTATCAGACAAGTGGAATTTTGATGTAACCCTAGTCCGCTTTCTCTTCGCCATTTTTACCGTAGCAAATTTTGGAATTGGTGTGATAATCTACATCATCCTTGCCTCTATCCTGCCAACTAAGGAAGAAATCGATGCCGAAATGTACGGAACAGGACCACGCAAACGTAAGGAAGCCCAAGCCATTGAAGACAATGATGGCTGGTTTTGGTGA
- a CDS encoding SprT family protein translates to MKLTEYVQFVSLEDFGRPFTHQVQWNSRLRTTGGRFFPKDGHLDFNPKVYQELGLEVFRKIVRHELCHYHLYFQKKGYRHKDRDFKKLLKEVDGLRFVPPLRAQSSYLVYQCQSCQQTYQRKRRIDTKRYRCGVCRGKLVILNRPKD, encoded by the coding sequence ATGAAACTGACTGAGTACGTTCAGTTTGTTTCCCTCGAAGACTTTGGTAGACCTTTTACCCACCAAGTCCAGTGGAATTCTCGTCTGCGAACGACAGGTGGACGATTTTTCCCCAAGGATGGGCACTTGGACTTTAATCCCAAGGTTTATCAGGAACTAGGTTTGGAAGTCTTTCGCAAAATCGTACGCCATGAACTCTGTCACTATCACCTTTATTTTCAGAAAAAGGGTTATCGACATAAGGACCGAGATTTTAAGAAACTTTTGAAGGAAGTTGATGGGCTACGCTTTGTCCCACCTTTGAGAGCCCAAAGTAGTTACCTAGTCTATCAGTGTCAATCCTGCCAGCAAACTTATCAGCGCAAGCGTAGGATTGATACCAAGCGCTATCGTTGTGGCGTCTGCCGTGGCAAACTCGTCATCTTAAATCGGCCTAAGGACTGA